From a single Larimichthys crocea isolate SSNF chromosome XIII, L_crocea_2.0, whole genome shotgun sequence genomic region:
- the pbx2 gene encoding pre-B-cell leukemia transcription factor 2 — translation MLQQQQQQPLTGNGPSSNGRGLGMSGHPGMHALNSVHQASQHRSDGGGGGGGGGDSSGLEGGTENGHETRRDIGDILQQIMTITDQSLDEAQAKKHALNCHRMKPALFSVLCEIKEKTGLSMRNAQEDEPQDPQLVRLDNMLLAEGVAGPEKGGGAAAAVSAATSSGGMSPDSSLEHSDYKSKLSQIRSIYHTELEKYEQACTEFTTHVMNLLREQSRTRPVTPREIERMVAIIHRKFSSIQTQLKQSTCEAVMILRSRFLDARRKRRNFSKQATEVLNEYFYSHLSNPYPSEEAKEELAKQCGITVSQVSNWFGNKRIRYKKNIGKFQEEANLYAMKTALGARQGDDSPHTPNSTGSGSFSLSGSADLFLGVPPVNGEQSTYQMGMQANGNWHGRNSPPSGASPHSDHSDNSD, via the exons atgttgcagcagcagcagcagcagcctctgacGGGCAACGGGCCCTCCTCCAACGGCCGGGGACTCGGCATGAGCGGCCACCCGGGGATGCATGCGCTTAACTCGGTTCACCAAGCTTCCCAGCATCGGTCCGacggaggaggtggtggtggcggtggaggGGACTCCTCGGGCCTCGAGGGGGGCACTGAAAACGGACACGAAACCCGCAGAGACATCGGCGACATACTGCAGCAGATAATGACCATCACCGACCAAAGTTTGGACGAGGCACAAGCAAA GAAACACGCACTCAATTGTCACCGAATGAAACCTGCGTTATTCAGCGTCCTGTGTGAGATCAAGGAAAAGACTG GCCTGTCAATGAGGAACGCCCAGGAGGACGAGCCTCAGGACCCTCAGCTGGTGCGATTGGACAACATGCTGCTGGCGGAGGGTGTGGCGGGGCCGGAGAAGGGCGGcggggctgctgctgccgtgTCTGCTGCCACAAGCTCGGGAGGGATGTCACCCGACAGCTCGCTCGAGCACTCCGACTACAAAAGCAAGTTGAGCCAGATTCGCAGTATCTACCACACTGAGCTGGAGAAGTATGAGCAG GCGTGCACTGAGTTCACCACTCACGTCATGAACCTGCTGAGGGAGCAGTCGCGCACGCGGCCCGTGACCCCGCGGGAGATCGAGCGCATGGTGGCCATTATCCACCGCAAGTTCAGCTCGATCCAGACCCAGCTGAAGCAGAGCACCTGTGAGGCGGTCATGATCCTGAGGTCCCGCTTCCTCGATGCCAG GCGCAAACGACGCAACTTCAGCAAACAGGCCACAGAGGTCCTGAATGAGTATTTCTACTCCCACCTGTCCAACCCTTACCCCAGCGAAGAAGCCAAAGAGGAACTCGCCAAACAGTGTGGAATCACCGTGTCTCAG GTCTCCAACTGGTTTGGCAACAAGAGAATCCGCTACAAGAAAAACATTGGAAAGTTCCAAGAGGAGGCCAACCTTTATGCCATGAAGACAGCTCTGGGGGCCAGACAGGGCGACGACTCCCCGCACACTCCCAACTCCACGG GGTCTgggtccttctctctgtctgggTCAGCTGACCTGTTTCTTGGGGTTCCACCTGTGAACGGGGAGCAGTCTACTTACCAAATGGGCATGCAG GCTAACGGG